A region of the Danio aesculapii unplaced genomic scaffold, fDanAes4.1, whole genome shotgun sequence genome:
GCCTGTGTAACTCTGCCGTGGAAGTTCAGCACGTAAGACTGTGTGTCGTCGTTCCACACCGGCGCTTTATTATGCAGCTCGATGAGGTTCTCCAGCGAATGATTCTGCCATTTACTCAGTAGAGACTCCTGCTcctaaaacacacatacacacacacacacgcacgctttATGCATCACTCTTCATCAAAATGTGCACAAAATTTAGAAAAGCTTACAATTTGGCTTTGGCTGCTAGGATAGTTTgcagttttatattaaataacattttacttgcatttataaagtgtgtatgtgtatttgcaGTTGGTGTGCAATACCACGAGTTCTCTCATTGACACAGCATGGCGCTTGACTTTAGATTGAATCAAATCAAACCGCAATATGCATTCAGCCACAGCAAATCAACACAAGAAATGCCACAAATACTTCtacaaattatgaaaaaaagaagcacaaaatcagtcattataGGCTGCAATGATCAGAAATAGAGACTGGCTGAGCATTGAGCAATCAAAAAATAGCCACTGACAGTATTTTAATAGGTGCAGCATCGTGACGGCATTTGACTGCCAGTTGACAAGTGGGAAAGAAATAAAATGGTAGTGGAAAATAGCTGAACCATGTCAACAGGCAAAACAATGCATCACTCCCAGTCCAGGCTCATGATGAACATCtgattgacacacatacacacattcaatgAACATCTAAATGACACTCACACAGGCAGGCCGAACCGGGACCCGCTCAAAACTCATGTTCATGCCAGGAATGATCACAGTCATCTTCCGCGGCCCTTTAAAACCCAGAACATTAGTCTCctgtaaaataaacacacacatacacacaacagtGAAAAATGGCCAAATGAATAGAaagagaaatgcatttaaatgataaattaaacaAAGTATatagaattatttaataaaattattacaataaattacaatttatgaattaaataaaagaaacagcAAGAGAAGAGTCACACTTAGTGTTACTTATGTTGACTAGTCATTTTTGTCAAATTATTCGTCTACAGTGTTGGGTCTATTAAGTTACAAAGTAACGAGctactgtaattaaataatttgttcactGAAATGGTATAGTAAGgggttacttttcatttttagatcatttaattacagttactggcctaaaatactgtacataaaatcaaCAGTTCTGTATGACTCAAAGTCAttgcatttgtatttaataatttatttaagctgaatactagtatcttgaagaatatctagtctaatattatttactgtcatcatggcaaagataaaagaaatcagttattagaaatgagttattaaaactattaagtttaatagtgtgttaaaaatatcttctctccattaaatatCCCAAAGAATAGAAGTTTCaggaataaaaatgaaaaaaaaagctaataaatttgacttcaactgtatatgcttaaTTAACATAATACAACTTAACTAAACCTGTAAGATTGTAAAACTCACGAATTCAAGTCAACTTGTAAAACTAAACCGTTCCAGACGACTAAAGTTTGAATTTACTACAACTtcatttatgttaagctgcttcgacacaatctatattgtaaaaagttgtatagaaataaagattaattgaattaaagCATGCAGTCGGACTGACATAGCATATGGCGGCAAGCTCCTGTCGTGTGTTTGTCTCCTCCAGCAGCGCTCCAGGGTTTTTAGACGGGTTGGTGCCGTTATCATACACTGTAAACTTGGTGCCCATCAGATTAGACCTGCAGTCAACAGAGAACAGCATGAAGATGAAGGATCCGCAGGATTTaagatgaattaaaatatatatttacagtgtcCAGCATGATTAAGTGCACAGCACAGCAACAGTTTTGCAGTTTACACTTTGTTTTGCAATACCGCATtagaattttaatgtattatctttatatttCTAAAGATTTTCAGAGACCAAACTGTTATTTCaatggatataactgtttaataaaactgttttgtttaaatgcaccaaattatATTGTCTATATTGACTGAGaagtgaataaaaataattgtgtaCTCATTAATGCGGAGcacttctttttttatgtatataaatatatatgcactGTCCAACTCAAACGTTTTTGTTTGCACATATCAAGAAatattttagttatatattttaattgaggatttatttaatattttttattatttaattatttaccttaatcaaatgtttattattaaattgtaatttcAATAATCTTAccaattttactttttatttatattacattaattcAATTTCATCTCATGTCTCTAGTTTCatgttaacattaaaaaaatgcccCATTAAATGTCgtatattttgatttagttttttgtgAGGGGTAATACACTGTCGAACTCATATGTTTTAGAaagatttttagttatttattgtaattaagatttttttttatttaattatttacattaatcaaatgtttattattaaacgGTACATTTCAATAATCTTAtttcatttgaatgttttttttcaatatatatatatatataaaaccaattaaactttttaattatgttacattaacaactttttattatttaaatttgtctCATATTTGTTTCTAGTTTAATGTTAACACTCAAAAAATGTCCTTTTGTAAATactgaatatttagattttttttgttggtgAGGGGTAATATACACTGtcacaacttaaatgtttttgatTGCACAGATCAGTACatgttttaagtttattttaattgagaattttttttattatttaattattcatcttaattaaatgtttattattaaattgtaattttaatagttttatttaaataaaaaaatgtattaatttattaaaataaaaaattaattttactttttatttattttatatattaacactTTTGCATGATTTAAACTCATCTCATAATAGTCTCTAGTTTCATGGTAACACTccaaaaatatgttgttttaaatattgaatatGCTATTGAATGTCTTGTTTACGCGCTTCATTCTAAATGCAGTATTGGTGGTGCACAGAAATAATGTTGTGTGGTAAATGACTGAATGTATCAAATGCAATCAATAGATCTTGACCTTATTGAGCAGGAAAAGCTCCATGCCTGCGGTCTGATCTCTAGTCCACAGCACTAAATCATTCAAAGATGAGCTCAAATAAGCAGAGGAAAGCTGATGATTGACCTGAGTTTCCCGATGAAGCTCTCGCCCTCGCGGGACAGATCTGTGGCGTCTACAGAGATCAGATAGTTGGATGTTTTGCTCTTTTTCCTCTTGCGTCCAGCCAGTAGAAACACCTGATGAGAGATTGAGATTTTGTCAGAGAGTTTGTCAGTTTTTGACCCTGTTTTTTTGGCTTTGCCTGCACAGATTGAGACAATAAGTGtatgatgaaaaaaaatcaactttGAACCAGTGTTgaggtaacgcattacaagtaacgcagcTTATGAAATAACATTACTCTTCTAAGTAACAAGTATAAAAGTAAACGAGTAACTCagtgctctttaaaaaaataagtactaatatttgagttactttttagtttattgATTAGCTTTTAGaaaataaattgcttaattaaaatttaagtagtcacaatgaatcatgcagtcaatgagagaatgtgttcaatATTgaggtcaggaagttctcagataacaatatcctaaaatattatttttgttgtgttttttttaagggtaaatgaaggttatacagtgtgctgTTAAATGCAgaactcctctattaaaaaaataaagaaaaaaacacaagttgtgaaagagatcaagcctcagccataaaaagtaatgcaaaagtaactcaaaagcaACGTAACACATTACACTATAGAAAGTAatacaactagttactttttggtaagtcattaattaattaatgcattaaattaatgaatgcattaatttctaatgtaactttccccaacactgcttttaatcaattaaaacattttttataacagctatttttttggtttttcataaaaaattttatttaacttttgttcaaactataaaatgtaattaaattaaacttttatcAGTGCTGCTGATAAATCTGTTGGACTTTATTTTGCAATAATAACCTCCAGGATGCACTTTATCCCTAACTTCATGGAAATAAAGCTGTTGATTATTAGTTATTGATAACTGACAgtgaattaactaatgttaacaagcacagctttgtattttattactgcattagtaaatgttggacaatgattcataaatactgtactagtattgtttatttttagttcctgttattaaatattttcacTAATAAAACTTTCAAGAGTACACACTcactgaatagaatagaatatgtgtatttggcgtgctgtccggggagagggctctgagctcgggaagacaccttaactcgtgttattccccttatcaggataaaGAGAGATAGGGTCCGAGCGCAGTGTCTGGCCTGGCTCCAGAACACTCCCCCCTCAGATTTAAATAGGTatctggtttaatagtgtggagttggggtggtggagggacgcTGAAGTCAAAACAAAACCGAGGTATgacgtgtttgactatttataggggtttgctcttgagctgattggataatagaatgattgtgtgtgtgatgaattagCCTCGTCAAAGACTGATCTCTTCCCGAaacttgtttataaaacatcacttattgTAAATGTGCCTGCTATACGTGCTGAGATCTTCACCTTCTTGCCGTCTTCTCTCTCCAGATGCATAAAGTATGTGGGGTAAAGGCCGCGGTCCATGCCTTTCTTATCCCGAGAGATCCGGCATTTCACTGTGACTCCCTGTGGAGCCGGACGGAGAACAAACTCCTCCAGATTGTCCACCTCTATGGAGGAGCCCTCGGCTGATGGAGAGCCCACCGGGATGCACTCCTGACAGAACACAAACACACCAAAcattcagaaactttgatgtttGACTGTAAAGAGTGGTTGATGTGCTTGATCTCTGTGTTTGCCTCACTGTGGTGGATTTAGAGCTGGATGCAGACGCCGGCCGCGTGCTCTCAGTGTTCGGGGACAGAGACCGGCTTCGCTCTTCATCTTCAACATCAACATCTTCATCCTCACTGGCTTCATCATAGTTCATGCTGCCAGACAGACCTGAGAACAGTTTGAAGATGAGGAACAACAGTGTTACTTGGTGTTAGCTTACCAAAcacataataatgaaataaaataattatatattttattgcttttGGTTTCCTCACAAACATATTGGCTTCCCCTGAGAAACAACTGTGTGTCTTACCGCGTCTCtgcagcagtgtgtgtatgtCAGTTTTGGGCTCCAGCAGTGTGTCTGTGTCAGCGTCAGTCTCTGGCTCTTCTGCGGCAGGTGGCGACGGCTGCTGCTGTGTTTGACTGACCGACAAAACCTGGATCTTACTGCCCAGATCAGGAGCTTCTGAACCCAGCAGTGCCGCAGGTCCATCAATGCCTGAGGAGTCACAAACACTCAGATTAATCATTCTGTTCACAACAGACAACAGCTACGGTTTGACAATCAAAAACTTAAAGGTGAACTAAGCAATAATGAAAAACACTTCAGATCCCAGTGTCAGACCGAGTATCAATAcatgcagccaatcagcagtaaggggcgtgtctagtaacagtttctgcaggtttcaccaagtcaaatttaagaccttttaagactaTGAAGAATGGtcagcaccagtggtgtagtggttagtgcgttgacacatgcactctggtgctcacggcgacccaagttcgattcccaccttgcggtcctatgccgatcctttccctctctgtatcccatgctttcctgtcaataatctctactgtcctatacattaaaggtgaaaacccttaaaaaaaattacaaatttttttttaaaaagactatGAAGGATGcaatttcagacttatatagggctaaatgctaaggatttttaaTAGCCCAGCAgaaaaaatgtagttatttcttagccacatatttatataatgtgtcaaaataagccttagttataaacatacatttttttgcaacATAACTTTAAAAAACGCTTAAGAAACTAAATGCATGCACAACAGACGTATTATTAGTAACGAGTAGTTTTGCTaaatgttttattgagatgtggtgttggtgattggatgtgttttggattgattgggttgctttacacaaacaaaggaaaattaagacctgtttagaATTATATatgacctacaagacaatatttcagtgaatttaagactttctaaAGCCTAAAATTTGTTTGAAATTAATTTGAGACAggcgacgtagtggcgcagtgggtagcacgttcgcctcacagcaagaaggtcgctggttcgagccttggctgggtcagttagcgtttctgtgtggagtttgcatgttctccccgtgtacgcgtggatttcctccaggtgctccagtttcccccaaaagtccaaacacatgcgctgcgctataggtgaattggataggctaaatcttccgtagtgtatgtgtgtgaatgagtgtgtgtgggtgttaaGTTGATAagtgataagttggcggttcattcttctgtggcgaccccggattaataaagggactaagccgaaaagaaaatgattaaatgaataatttgaaacattttaagaccccgtgggCGCCCTAACTACGGCAGTGATATTAAAAAGGGGCGTAGTTCTGTTGAGTTATGGGCCTGTCAGGTCCCAATAGattctatccacctatttttgtgtgcattttggTATACCACATTCGTGAAGATcttaaaaatgcgcataaaaaaagtTCCCATTGCTGAGTAAGACAAACATTTTATCCAATGCTCataaactacaatgtaattaaCATTTATTGAAAAAACTCCAGCATGCACATCAGTAAA
Encoded here:
- the tulp3 gene encoding tubby-related protein 3 codes for the protein MSYYSRPSSSSSFASTVMTSTLEDDSLNLRQQKLEKQRALLEQKQRRKRQELLMVQPNPEGRPRRSRPRRSEEQAPLVETNISTASDIILDGIDGPAALLGSEAPDLGSKIQVLSVSQTQQQPSPPAAEEPETDADTDTLLEPKTDIHTLLQRRGLSGSMNYDEASEDEDVDVEDEERSRSLSPNTESTRPASASSSKSTTECIPVGSPSAEGSSIEVDNLEEFVLRPAPQGVTVKCRISRDKKGMDRGLYPTYFMHLEREDGKKVFLLAGRKRKKSKTSNYLISVDATDLSREGESFIGKLRSNLMGTKFTVYDNGTNPSKNPGALLEETNTRQELAAICYETNVLGFKGPRKMTVIIPGMNMSFERVPVRPACEQESLLSKWQNHSLENLIELHNKAPVWNDDTQSYVLNFHGRVTQASVKNFQIVHDNDPDYIVMQFGRVAEDIFTLDYNYPMCALQAFAIGLSSFDSKLACE